One Lutzomyia longipalpis isolate SR_M1_2022 chromosome 4, ASM2433408v1 DNA segment encodes these proteins:
- the LOC129796503 gene encoding pupal cuticle protein-like, with the protein MKTFLISLAIIATTSAAVYTPTEVVRQVQDINVDGTYQYSYETASGIAAQESGVGGEVAEGSARWVAPDGTPVEFTYRADANGYVATGSHVPETPEYVYRAIEWIRSHPVYEDKYKVPTYKYSDSVAHVPVVPVVTAKPVVTPTFSTVTPFVPVAPVNKVYKPVEFKYKSPVFPTVKPSVTVFKPVTYTAPTFSSKFSHV; encoded by the exons ATGAAGActttt TTGATTTCTCTGGCTATTATTGCCACCACATCAGCAGCAGTTTACACACCAACCGAAGTTGTACGTCAAGTGCAGGATATTAATGTTGATGGAACATACCAATATTCATATGAAACCGCAAGTGGAATTGCTGCTCAGGAATCTGGAGTTGGTGGTGAAGTAGCTGAAGGAAGTGCCCGATGGGTAGCTCCTGATGGTACCCCCGTAGAATTCACATACCGTGCCGATGCGAATGGATATGTTGCCACTGGTAGCCATGTTCCAGAAACACCCGAATACGTTTACCGTGCTATCGAGTGGATTCGTTCTCATCCAGTCTATGAGGACAAATACAAGGTGCCAACATACAAATACTCCGACTCCGTAGCCCATGTTCCAGTTGTTCCCGTCGTAACTGCCAAGCCCGTTGTTACACCCACATTCAGCACTGTTACACCATTTGTGCCCGTCGCCCCAGTCAACAAAGTCTACAAACCCGTGGAGTTCAAATACAAATCCCCAGTTTTCCCAACAGTTAAGCCCTCTGTTACCGTCTTCAAGCCCGTCACATACACAGCACCCACTTTCTCAAGCAAATTTAGCcatgtttag
- the LOC129796511 gene encoding pupal cuticle protein-like yields the protein MISTNIFAVGSLSLNHLKLLLLAIVGTVFAGQPVPILHQSQAMNDGEYKYSYETDNGIAGQEIGEGGKYAAGNGQWIADDGTHVFYEYTADKDGYRVRGSHVPQIPEYIQRSLDYIRAHPPKEI from the exons ATGATCTCTACTAACATCTTCGCAGTgggctctctctctctcaac catttaaaattacttttactGGCAATAGTGGGAACAGTGTTTGCGGGTCAACCTGTACCCATTCTGCATCAGAGCCAAGCAATGAATGATGGTGAATACAAATACTCATATGAGACTGATAATGGTATAGCTGGTCAGGAGATTGGTGAAGGTGGAAAATATGCCGCTGGAAATGGACAATGGATCGCAGATGATGGTACACATGTTTTCTACGAGTACACAGCCGATAAAGATGGTTACCGTGTTAGAGGATCTCATGTACCACAAATTCCGGAATATATTCAACGAAGTCTGGACTACATTAGAGCACATCCTCcgaaagaaatataa
- the LOC129796490 gene encoding transcriptional adapter 3, with product MLGKNGASSSKVRTLGGKSIPVPSPPDSGTTLPHLKPQDNSKILPKIHTALSRPQDSYLPTEDLDGIQLELENLLSTVALRYRYLKAEYEILDKAEERRDKKGKFMEKDPSSPGKRKKFDEKNKRDGPSKIMLSGQSKISKLKPHQVNSPAQHTDDSLDDMLQYHGNQKDNPKLSLPRNDTPNKFWLSVEPYCMPLTHEDIRLLDDLIEEYSDNLIPPIPELGPHFTDQWANDDIKDEHYNKNKSRLSTVSGLVKKSERPMGDNVTGPLTQRLVSALMEENLMPDNVTTSAENSNSGSDNTSSDFVSNRSSLLSLKNGICIERRVRKELIDQGILDPDDFPRDDEILSEIKRVRTELSAIAEYNGNELKKLYNLAKDEMRRLELKRKLDSIDQEIIETYKRNVAAKQKRRELTKQERDDIFRLTEEQKKVSDQLEAMLAPGLNILSK from the exons ATGTTAGGTAAAAACGGGGCTTCTTCATCTAAAGTACGAACTCTGGGTGGAAAGTCTATTCCTGTGCCATCACCACCTGATTCCGGAACCACATTGCCTCACCTGAAGCCACAAGACAATAGTAAAATTCTCCCAAAAATACACACCGCTCTATCGAGACCTCAGGATTCCTACCTGCCCACGGAGGATTTGGATGGCATTCAGTTGGAATTGGAAAATCTCCTATCTACTGTGGCACTGAGATACAGATACCTCAAAGCTGAATACGAAATTCTCGATAAAGCCGAAGAACGTCGCGATAAGAAGGGTAAATTTATGGAAAAGGATCCATCTTCACCGGGGAAACGAAAGAAGTTTGATGAGAAGAACAAACGGGATGGTCCTAGCAAAATTATGCTGAGTGGTCAAtcgaaaatttccaaattgaAACCTCATCAAGTGAATTCACCGGCACAACACACAGACGACAGCCTTGATGATATGCTGCAGTATCATGGAAATCAAAAGGATAATCCCAAGCTCTCATTGCCCCGGAATGATACACCTAATAAGTTTTGGCTATCAGTAGAACCATACTGTATGCCACTAACTCATGAAGATATCCGTTTGTTGGATGACCTAATTGAGGAATATTCGGACAATCTCATACCACCAATTCCTGAGCTAGGACCCCACTTTACCGATCAATGGGCTAATGATGATATAAAGGATGAgcattacaataaaaataaatcaagacTCTCCACGGTGTCAGGACTTGTGAAGAAAAGCGAGAGACCAAT ggGAGACAACGTTACTGGTCCATTGACACAAAGATTAGTCTCAGCACTAATGGAGGAAAATCTCATGCCAGATAATGTGACCACAAGTGCTGAGAACAGTAACAGCGGGTCTGATAATACTTCATCGGATTTTGTCAGCAATCGCAGCTCTTTGCTATCGCTGAAGAATGGTATTTGCATTGAAAGGCGCGTACGGAAAGAGCTCATTGATCAAGGAATTCTCGATCCAGATGATTTCCCACGAGATGATGAAATTTTGTCAGAGATCAAAAGAGTGAGAACCGAATTGTCTGCAATTGCAGAGTATAATGGCAATGAATTGAAAAAGCTTTACAATCTTGCCAAAGATGAAATGCGACGATTggaattgaagagaaaattggaTTCTATTGATCAAGAG ATAATTGAAACGTACAAAAGGAATGTGGCAGCAAAGCAAAAACGTCGAGAATTAACAAAACAAGAGCGTGATGACATTTTTCGCCTTACGGAAGAACAAAAGAAAGTATCTGATCAACTTGAAGCAATGCTTGCACCTGGATTAAATATTCTTAGCAAATAA